The Acinonyx jubatus isolate Ajub_Pintada_27869175 chromosome D1, VMU_Ajub_asm_v1.0, whole genome shotgun sequence genome includes a window with the following:
- the LOC106966056 gene encoding olfactory receptor 52A1-like has translation MGSTNMSYLNPKTVTLIGIPGLEHVQFWIGFPFLGVCLVAVLGNIFLLIIIPTERSLHQPMYIFLAVLAATDLGLCVAIAPKMLAIFWFGLCSMAFDACLTQLFFIHALQGMESGILLAMAFDRYVAICDPLRHTSILTPLFLVQIILVVVVRATVLVGILPILLKRLQLFQSVVIVHSYCEHMAVVKLAAEDVHINKSYGLFVAFAILGFDMIFVFISYILIFQAVFRLPQKEARCKAFNTCTAHIVVFLEFYILAFFSFFSHRFGHVSPYVHILLSTIYLLVPPALNPIVYGVKTKEIRMRVAQICILKPDIQK, from the coding sequence ATGGGATCTACCAACATGTCATATCTGAACCCAAAGACTGTGACCCTGATTGGGATCCCTGGACTAGAGCATGTGCAGTTTTGGATCGGATTTCCCTTCCTTGGAGTGTGCCTGGTGGCTGTGCTGGGGAACATCTTCTTGTTAATCATCATCCCTACAGAACGCAGTCTTCACCAACCCATGTACATCTTCCTAGCAGTTTTGGCAGCCACTGACCTAGGTCTTTGTGTAGCCATAGCTCCCAAGATGTTGGCCATCTTCTGGTTTGGCTTATGCTCCATGGCTTTTGATGCTTGCCTCACTCagctcttctttatccatgcctTGCAGGGCATGGAATCTGGTATCCTGTTGGCCATGGCCTTTGACCGCTATGTTGCCATCTGTGATCCTTTGAGGCACACATCCATCCTCACACCTCTCTTTCTAGTTCAAATCATACTGGTGGTAGTAGTCCGGGCAACGGTGCTTGTTGGAATTTTACCCATTCTGCTTAAACGCCTGCAACTTTTCCAATCTGTGGTCATTGTCCATTCCTACTGTGAGCACATGGCTGTGGTCAAGTTGGCTGCAGAAGATGTCCATATTAATAAATCATATGGGCTCTTTGTGGCCTTTGCAATTCTAGGTTTTGACATGATCTTTGTCTTCATCTCCTACATTCTGATATTTCAGGCTGTTTTTCGTCTTCCCCAGAAGGAGGCACGATGCAAAGCATTCAATACTTGTACTGCCCATATTGTTGTCTTCCTGGAGTTTTatatccttgcctttttttccttcttcagccACCGTTTTGGACATGTATCACCCTATGTTCATATCCTCTTGTCTACCATCTATCTGCTTGTGCCCCCTGCCCTTAACCCCATTGTCTATGGTGTGAAGACTAAGGAGATCCGCATGCGGGTTGCTCAGATTTGTATTCTGAAGCCTGACATCCAGAAGTGA
- the LOC106966122 gene encoding olfactory receptor 52D1-like, translated as MSSCNNSIPQPLTFVLAGIPGLESSHGWFSVPFFLVFVITMIGNAAILCIIWVEKSLHEPVFLLLAMLSVVDLSLVSVTVPRMLGIFWMNAKDISFNACLAQMFFIPSFYVMESGILLAMAFDRFVAIWYPLRYTTILANNILVKMALAVLTRAVAVLTPAPILAKRLESFQTHIISYSYCAYMAVVQIACGDISNHIVYGLMVIVTSVGFDLLFIILSYGLILHAVFRIPSREAGGKALSTCGSHLCVIALFYSPVVFSVLAQILGYHMAPHIQIIIDNLYFLVPPMANPLIYGARTKQMRERVLRIFRCHRN; from the coding sequence ATGTCCTCTTGCAACAACTCCATTCCTCAACCCTTGACATTTGTCCTGGCTGGAATTCCTGGCTTGGAATCTTCCCATGGCtggttctctgtgccttttttctTGGTATTTGTCATTACAATGATTGGGAATGCCGCCATCTTATGCATCATCTGGGTGGAGAAGAGTCTTCATGAGCCCGTGTTTCTCCTCCTGGCCATGCTGTCTGTTGTTGACCTGTCCCTGGTCAGTGTCACTGTGCCCCGCATGCTAGGGATCTTCTGGATGAATGCCAAAGACATCAGCTTTAATGCCTGCCTCGCACAGATGTTTTTCATCCCTTCATTTTATGTCATGGAGTCTGGGATCCTCCTAGCCATGGCTTTTGACAGATTTGTGGCTATCTGGTACCCTCTGAGATATACAACCATCCTTGCTAACAACATACTTGTGAAGATGGCTCTGGCTGTCCTGACAAGGGCAGTGGCAGTGCTGACTCCAGCACCCATCCTGGCAAAAAGACTGGAAAGCTTCCAAACCCACATCATCTCTTACTCCTACTGTGCCTACATGGCTGTGGTACAGATAGCCTGTGGGGACATCTCCAACCACATTGTCTATGGCCTCATGGTTATTGTAACATCTGTGggatttgatttgctttttatcATTCTGTCCTATGGGCTGATCCTTCATGCTGTCTTTCGGATCCCCTCTAGGGAGGCAGGGGGCAAAGCTCTCAGTACATGTGGCTCCCATCTTTGTGTCATAGCTCTCTTTTATTCTCCTGTTGTCTTCTCTGTCCTGGCCCAGATTTTAGGCTACCATATGGCTCCCCATATCCAGATTATCATTGACAACCTCTACTTCCTAGTGCCTCCCATGGCCAATCCCTTGATTTATGGAGCCCGGACTAAGCAAATGCGCGAGCGGGTACTACGGATCTTCCGCTGTCATAGAAACTGA
- the LOC106966125 gene encoding olfactory receptor 52E4-like — translation MPPFNTSHPSPVTFLLMGIPGLEHLHVWIGIPFCSMYVVAVVGNVSILAVVKAEWSLHEPMFFFLCMLSVTDLVLSTSTLPRMLCLFWLGVHDIAFDVCLAQMFFIHSFTAMESGFFLAMAFDRYVAICHPLHHTTILTHARITIMSIIVVIRGVAFFSPHPILLKQLPYCRSRIIAHTYCEFMAVVKLACMDIGATKSYSLSMASIIGSCDAILIAVSYAFILWSVFRLPSREASFKALGTCGSHVCVILVFYSTAGFSIFTHRFGKNVPAHVHIFIANMYLLVPPFLNPIVYGVRTKKIREHVIRTLMVKVA, via the coding sequence ATGCCTCCTTTCAACACCTCTCATCCTTCTCCTGTCACCTTCTTGCTGATGGGCATCCCAGGACTAGAGCACCTGCATGTCTGGATTGGGATTCCCTTCTGCTCCATGTACGTGGTGGCTGTGGTGGGGAATGTGAGCATCCTGGCTGTGGTGAAGGCAGAGTGGAGTCTCCATGAGCCTATGTTCTTCTTTTTGTGCATGCTGTCCGTCACTGACCTGGTCCTCTCCACATCTACACTGCCTCGGATGCTGTGTCTCTTCTGGCTTGGAGTCCATGACATTGCCTTTGATGTCTGTCTAGCCCAAATGTTCTTCATTCATAGTTTTACTGCTATGGAATCTGGCTTTTTTCTGGCCATGGCCTTTGACCGTTATGTGGCCATTTGTCATCCACTGCACCATACTACCATTCTCACCCATGCACGCATCACCATAATGAGTATTATTGTGGTGATTAGGGGTGTAGcgttcttttctccacatcccatCCTGCTCAAACAACTTCCCTACTGCAGATCACGAATTATTGCCCACACCTATTGTGAGTTCATGGCCGTGGTGAAGCTAGCATGTATGGACATAGGGGCCACCAAGAGTTATAGCCTCAGTATGGCTTCTATCATTGGCTCATGTGATGCAATTCTCATTGCTGTTTCCTATGCCTTCATCCTCTGGTCTGTATTCCGCCTGCCATCCCGAGAAGCTAGCTTTAAGGCTCTGGGCACATGTGGGTCACATGTCTGTGTTATTCTTGTCTTCTATTCCACAGCtggtttttccattttcactcaCCGTTTTGGGAAAAATGTGCCTGCACATGTCcatatttttattgcaaatatgTACCTTTTGGTGCCCCCTTTTCTCAACCCTATTGTATATGGAGTAAGGACCAAGAAAATACGGGAACATGTTATTAGGACATTAATGGTCAAAGTTGCTTGA
- the LOC106966121 gene encoding olfactory receptor 52D1-like, whose translation MGPANKSQTSPDTFLLMGIPGLEHLHIWIGIPFCSMYMVAVVGNVTILAVVRAERSLHEPMFLFLCMLSVTDLVLSTSTLPRMLCLFWLGARDIAFDACLAQMFFIHSFTAMESGFFLAMAFDRYVAICHPLHHTTILTHARIAKMGASVVLRGVAFFSPHPILLRQLPYCRTRVITHTYCEFMAVVKLACVDTGATKRYSLSVASVIGSCDGFFIAVSYALILRAVFHLPSQEASFKALGTCGSHVCVILVFYSTAVFTFLTHRFGRNVAPQIHIFIANMYLLVPPFLNPIVYGIRTKKIRDHVLSSLKVKVT comes from the coding sequence ATGGGACCAGCCAATAAATCTCAAACATCTCCAGACACCTTCTTGCTGATGGGCATCCCAGGACTAGAGCACCTGCATATCTGGATTGGGATTCCCTTCTGCTCCATGTACATGGTGGCTGTGGTGGGGAATGTGACCATCCTGGCCGTGGTGAGGGCAGAGCGGAGTCTCCATGAGCCTATGTTCCTCTTTCTGTGCATGCTTTCTGTCACTGACCTGGTCCTCTCCACATCTACACTGCctcgcatgctctgtctcttctggcTTGGAGCGCGTGACATTGCCTTTGATGCTTGCTTGGCTCAAATGTTCTTCATCCATAGCTTTACTGCTATGGAATCAGGTTTTTTCCTGGCCATGGCCTTTGACCGTTACGTGGCCATTTGTCATCCACTGCACCATACCACAATTCTCACCCATGCTCGCATTGCCAAAATGGGAGCTTCTGTGGTACTCCGGGGAGTGGCCTTCTTTTCCCCACATCCCATCCTGCTCAGGCAGCTGCCCTACTGCAGAACACGAGTTATTACACACACCTACTGTGAGTTCATGGCCGTGGTGAAGCTGGCATGTGTGGACACAGGAGCTACCAAACGTTACAGCCTCAGTGTAGCCTCTGTCATTGGTTCCTGCGATGGCTTCTTCATTGCTGTCTCTTATGCCCTAATCCTCCGTGCAGTCTTTCACCTTCCATCACAGGAAGCAAGTTTTAAAGCTCTAGGAACCTGTGGCTCTCATGTCTGTGTCATCCTTGTTTTCTACTCCACAGCTGTCTTTACCTTCCTCACTCACCGCTTTGGCCGCAATGtggccccccaaattcatatcttTATTGCCAATATGTACCTTCTGGTACCACCTTTCCTTAACCCCATTGTTTATGGTATTAGAACCAAAAAAATTCGAGACCATGTCCTTAGTTCTCTAAAGGTAAAAGTCACTTGA